The stretch of DNA CAAGACAGTTGGTGAGTTAGAGGCTGAAATAGAAGGAACAGAAAAAGAAAGAGAAGGGGTAGCTATTAGGAACAAGGTAGCTAATGTCGTAAAAGAAAATCCTAAACAAGCTGCAGATCTTGTAAGGACTTGGTTGGATGAAAGGAAATAGAGGAGAAAAGATAATATATGGATTTTAGAAAACTTGGAGGGTCTGAAAAGGCGGCCGTATTTCTTATTTCTCTCGGAGAAGATTTAGCATCTCAAATCTTTAAACATCTTGATGTCGGTGAGATAAGAAAGATAGGCACTTTGATGTCTGAGCTTGACAAGATTCCTCAAGAGGTTGTTGATGGAGTGACAAAAGAGATGTACGAGAAATCAGTGAAGGGTGGTGGAATTGTAAAGGGCAGTGAAGAGTATGTGAAAAAGGTTGTTTTGAAGGCATTGGATCCAGCAACGGCAGCTGAGGTCATTGATGAAATGTCTGACGACGAGGGAAAGTCAGGTCTTGAGGCCTTAAAATGGCTTGATGCCGACTCAATAGCAAACTACTTTAAAAATGAACACCCTCAAATTATTGCAGTAATCTTATCTCAACTGGAAATTAACCATGCATCTGAAGTATTAAAAGCCCTCCCAGAACAGCTAAAGACTGAAGTAACAATAAGATTAGCAACGCTTGATAAAGTCCCTGTTGGGGTATTAAAAGAGATAAGTAATGTTCTCAGGACAGAGTTTAAGGATTCAACTTCTGTAGATACATCTTCCTCTTTTACTGGCAAGCAAAAAGTAGCTGATATGCTGAATCAATTAGACAGACATACGGAAGGGGCCATCTTATCACAAATCGAAGAGAACAACCCAGACCTTGCAGACGAGATCAGGCAACTTATGTTTAAGTTTGAGGATTTAGTTCTGTTAGATGACAGGGCTATACAGGAGATATTAAAAGAGGTTACAAATGAAGATTTAATACTTGCTCTTAGGACCGCTAATGATGAGATAAAGGAACTGATATTTAAAAATATGTCTGAAAGAGCTGTAACTATGATTTTGGAGGATATGGAGGCAATGGGACCTGTAAGGCTAAGCGATGTTGAAAAGGCCCAGCAGAATATTACTAAGGTAGCAAAGAAATTAGAAAGCGAAGGCAAAATCATTATCGGTGGGGGGGACGACGTTCTTGTCTAATGTACTGAAAAAAATAAAGGATAAGGGAGCTTCTGTAAAATTCTTTTTTCTAAAGGAGATTATTAAGGAGAAAATCAATAGAAAAGGCAGAGCTCAAAGAGAGCTTTTTGAAAAGACGAACTTCACAAATAATGGTAGTAAGGCAAGTGAAGGATTTCTGCCAAATCCTTTTGATATGGAAATAGAGAAAATGTTAGGGGACGCGAAAAAAAAGGCAGAAACTATAGAAAAAGAAGCTTACTTAAAGGGGGAGAAGAGGGGATTAGAAGGAGGGAAGAAAAAACTAGACATAACAATCAATGGATTAGAAAAACTATTGGATGAAATACAAAGTCATAAAGAGAAAAAATATCAAGAGGCAGAAAAAGAATTATTAGATCTTGTATTATTAATATCAAAAAAGATAATTCAACAGGAAATAACATTAAATAAAAATATCGTCTTAAATATCGTAAAAGCGGCTATTACAAGTGCCGCAGGGAATGAAGAGATTAAGATTAGAATTAACTCAGAAGACTATGATAACGTAGTTAAATACAAGGAAGAGTTTATCAAATATGTTGATGGATTAAAGAATATTTCCTTTGAAGCAGATAATTCAATCCTTCAGGGAGGATGTCTTATAGAGACTATTTATGGTGATATTGATGCTCGATTAGATAAACAATTAGAGGCCATGAAAGAGAAGTTAATCGCTTCAGTGGAACAAGAATAAAATTATGAGTGTAAAAGACAGTATTTTAACAAGATTTTCTCCTGTTATAAGTAATGCAACTCCCATAAAGGTTCATGGGAAAGTAACTCGAGTTATAGGATTGGTTATTGAGGGTTATGGCCCCAGCACTTCAATAGGCGATTTATGCGATATATATTCTCAGAACAACAAGGGTTCAATTAAAGCTGAAGTCGTTGGTTTTAAAGATAATAAGATATTATTAATGCCCCTTGGAGAACTCAGAGGAATAAAACCAGGAGATAAAATAATCAAGGGAGAAAACAAGCCAAACATAAAGACAGGCGAAGGACTTTTGGGAAGGGTAATAGATGGATTGGGTGAACCTATTGATCATAAAGGCCCTCTTTGTGAAGTTGAAGATGAATATCCCATCTATTCAGAGCCTATTAATCCTCTGAAAAGAAAGAGGATTGCTGAACCATTAGACTTAGGTATCAGAACCATTAATGGGCTTCTCACCTGCGGAAAGGGCCAAAGAATAGGAATTTTGTCAGGTACAGGGGTAGGTAAGAGTGTTTTGATGTCAATGATGGCTAGGAATACTGAGGCAGATATTAATGTTGTTGGTCTGATTGGGGAAAGGGGAAGGGAAGTAAAAGATTTTATTGAAAAGGATTTAAGAGAAGAGGGCTTGAAAAGGTCAATCGTTGTGGCTGCCACTTCTGATCAGCCTCCTCTTGTAAGAATAAGGGGGGCATTTATAGCAACTGCAATTGCAGAATATTTTAGAGACAAGGGCAAAGATGTCCTTCTCATGTTTGATTCGATAACAAGATTTGCGATGGCTCAGAGAGAAATAGGTTTGTCTATAGGAGAACCCCCTACAACAAAGGGTTATACGCCTTCAGTATTTGCCATTTTACCTAAGCTATTGGAAAGGGGAGGTGCTAAAGAGGGTATGGGAAGTATAACCGGCCTCTACACGGTTTTGGTTGAAGGAGATGACTTAAGTGAGCCTATCTCAGATGCGGTTCGTGCTATATTAGATGGGCACATTGTTTTATCGAGGAGCTTAGCTTCTCAAAATCACTATCCTGCCATAGATGTATTAAATAGTATCAGTCGTTTAATGA from Nitrospinota bacterium encodes:
- the fliI gene encoding flagellar protein export ATPase FliI, coding for MSVKDSILTRFSPVISNATPIKVHGKVTRVIGLVIEGYGPSTSIGDLCDIYSQNNKGSIKAEVVGFKDNKILLMPLGELRGIKPGDKIIKGENKPNIKTGEGLLGRVIDGLGEPIDHKGPLCEVEDEYPIYSEPINPLKRKRIAEPLDLGIRTINGLLTCGKGQRIGILSGTGVGKSVLMSMMARNTEADINVVGLIGERGREVKDFIEKDLREEGLKRSIVVAATSDQPPLVRIRGAFIATAIAEYFRDKGKDVLLMFDSITRFAMAQREIGLSIGEPPTTKGYTPSVFAILPKLLERGGAKEGMGSITGLYTVLVEGDDLSEPISDAVRAILDGHIVLSRSLASQNHYPAIDVLNSISRLMIDIISTEHLEMANRFKSVLATYKEAEDLINLGAYVSGSNKDIDFAIKTIDKINQYLRQGIEERVCLQESIDGIKAIFQ
- the fliG gene encoding flagellar motor switch protein FliG: MDFRKLGGSEKAAVFLISLGEDLASQIFKHLDVGEIRKIGTLMSELDKIPQEVVDGVTKEMYEKSVKGGGIVKGSEEYVKKVVLKALDPATAAEVIDEMSDDEGKSGLEALKWLDADSIANYFKNEHPQIIAVILSQLEINHASEVLKALPEQLKTEVTIRLATLDKVPVGVLKEISNVLRTEFKDSTSVDTSSSFTGKQKVADMLNQLDRHTEGAILSQIEENNPDLADEIRQLMFKFEDLVLLDDRAIQEILKEVTNEDLILALRTANDEIKELIFKNMSERAVTMILEDMEAMGPVRLSDVEKAQQNITKVAKKLESEGKIIIGGGDDVLV
- a CDS encoding FliH/SctL family protein, which produces MSNVLKKIKDKGASVKFFFLKEIIKEKINRKGRAQRELFEKTNFTNNGSKASEGFLPNPFDMEIEKMLGDAKKKAETIEKEAYLKGEKRGLEGGKKKLDITINGLEKLLDEIQSHKEKKYQEAEKELLDLVLLISKKIIQQEITLNKNIVLNIVKAAITSAAGNEEIKIRINSEDYDNVVKYKEEFIKYVDGLKNISFEADNSILQGGCLIETIYGDIDARLDKQLEAMKEKLIASVEQE